A stretch of Henckelia pumila isolate YLH828 chromosome 4, ASM3356847v2, whole genome shotgun sequence DNA encodes these proteins:
- the LOC140866849 gene encoding uncharacterized protein, whose protein sequence is MMESGRVGFGLEITKKQIGNHEKSAAVREEMKRMSTLPANSSYAAHRLRVLHKILNLISLQRTTSQDEELELLFAGLQI, encoded by the exons ATGATGGAATCAGGGAGGGTTGGGTTCGGGTTGGAGATCACTAAGAAGCAGATAGGGAATCACGAGAAGAGTGCCGCAGTTCGTGAAGAGATGAAGAGGATGAGCACTCTGCCGGCTAATAGCAGCTACGCCGCCCATCGTTTGAGGGTTTTGCACAAGATACTGAATCTTATATCTCTGCAG AGAACCACatcacaggatgaagagttggaGTTGCTTTTCGCAGGACTTCAGATTTAG
- the LOC140864885 gene encoding uncharacterized protein, giving the protein MGIWEVIGSTTEAVKRNVPDLTPLKNATRASYDLGSAACTRIDQAVRSNGFHGVTQWMPENKTIGLYASKFAKHTAHYALQEGYKLIPGGVAVSKILTSTLNDVKKENLRAEKLQASSLEKVVTPSIKEIVFHEGYPLKLATKETPEDVIRVFMMTEFCATRFLDDLMVPKVTRGKKTG; this is encoded by the exons ATGGGAATTTGGGAGGTAATCGGATCTACAACTGAAGCGGTGAAACGAAACGTGCCTGATCTGACGCCGCTGAAGAACGCAACCAGAGCCTCTTATGATCTTGGCTCCGCCGCCTGCACCAGGATCGATCAGGCCGTCCGTTCAAATGGTTTCCACGGCGTCACCCAATGGATGCCGGAAAATAAAACCATCGGCCTCTATGCCTCCAAATTCGCTAAACACACTGCCCATTATGCTCTCCAGGAAGGCTACAAATTGATCCCTG GTGGAGTTGCAGTTTCTAAGATTTTAACCAGCACGCTCAATGACGTAAAAAAGGAGAATCTTAGAGCTGAAAAACTCCAAGCATCATCACTAGAGAAAGTCGTTACACCCTCGATTAAAGAAATTGTCTTTCACGAGGGATACCCTTTGAAGTTAGCCACCAAGGAAACCCCGGAAGACGTGATCAGAGTCTTTATGATGACAGAATTCTGTGCTACAcgatttttggatgatttgatgGTTCCCAAAGTGACAAGAGGGAAGAAGACAGGGTAG